Part of the Flavobacterium sp. MDT1-60 genome, CATCAGAATCATTAAGCATAAAATCTAAACGTTCTTTTGGATATTCGGGATCTAATGGTATGTAGGCTGCACCACATTGCAAAATGGCTAATAAAGTGTAAAGCAGTTCCGGGCTTCGTGAAAAAGAAACAGCAATAAAATCACCAGATTGTACTCCTTGTGCTTTTAAATAATGTGCTAATTGGTTCACTTTTTCATGTAACCCGACGTAAGTAGTGTTTGAATCGTGAAATTCTAAAGCTATATTTTGAGGTGTAATTTCTGCTTGTTTTCTAAGTAACTCTGTCAAAGTCACATTTGGATATGGCATTTCAGTACTATTTAAAATGTCGTAATCTGCCAAATAGTTACCTCCTAGTAAATCTGATAATGGATTGTCTGAACCAGATATTAGTTTATCCATTATTTCTTCAAATGAAACCATCATTTGATTTATTGTTTCCGGCTTGAATAGTGTAGTATTATAGGACCATTGAAATATAGGTCCATTTTTAGATTTAAAAATATGAAGTTGAATTTCGAAGGTTCCGTATTCTCTCGGATTCATGTTTAATTTGTGAGAAAGACCCGTAAATGAAAATTCATTTTCGATAGTCCGATTTAAATCAACTGTTAGTATAACCGGAACTAAAGGAATTCTTGAAGGGTCTCTGGCAATTGCAAAACTCTTAAGAAGATGACCAAAACTAACTTGCTGATGTTCATATGCATCAAACAACTGAGAATTTCTTTGCTTAACATAGTCTAAAAAACTAATTTCAGGACTAATTTTACTGCGTAGAGGAAGTAAGTTAACACAATCTCCTATCAGTTGTCTCATATCGTACAATGTATTTCCTGATGAAGGAAATCCAACTACCAAATCATATTGACCGGTAAGTTTACATAAAAAGACTTCAAATGCTGCTAGTATTGTAGTTACCAAACTACAACCGGCATTTATTCCTATATTTTTTAGTGAGGTTATAATTTTATCATCTAAAGGAAAATCCAGGCGATCACTATTATATGTTCGCAATACAGGCCTTACGTAATCTAGTGGCAATTCAATTGTTGGAACTGATTCTTTATAGATATTTAGCCAAAAACATTCTAAATCTTGATATTCAGTACTTTCCATAAAAGAATTTATTTTTTCGGCAAATTCACTGAAACGTTCCGGAGCTGGAAGTTCTGGTACTGCATTTTCAACATACGCTGAATAAATTGTGCCAAGTTCTTCTAATATTATGTCAATACTGAGTCCGTCACCTATAATATGATGAATTGTCAAAGTGGCTAAGTATTCAAAATCATCGATTTTAACTAAGCTAACCCTGAACAGAGGACCGTTGACAAGGTCAAACAGAGCATTAACTTCTTCCTTAACTAAACTATCTATAGATTTTTCTTTTTCAGTAGCTGCCAGGTTAGAAAAATTATTATAAGAAATTTTGATATCACCTTCAGTATAAATACACATAAAGTGCCCGTCTGGACTAAACGAAGCTCTCAGTCCTTCATGACGTTGTACTAAAGTTTTTAGTGCTTGTTCAAACGTATCTATAACTAAATTACCCTTAAAATTAATCGAAACAGATAAGTTATATGCCTTATTTGCATCACTGCTTCCAAAAATACAATCTGACCATATTTCCTGTTGTGAATTTGTTGAATAGATTACTCTTTCAATTTCAGGTAAAAACGGATAAAATTGAATTTCATTTTCAGTTTGATTTTGATTTTGGGGTTGAGGTTTGTTTCTCATTACTATCATAATTCTATTTTTAAATGAAATTGTACAGTTCTTAAATTGACAATTTAAAATAATTAATTATTAATCATGGTTACCGCATTCTAATAGCTTCATCTTTTTGAATTCTCCTTTTTTATTAGAATCTTCAGTAAACCACGCTGGATTTCCGTTTTCATCGCGTCCCAATTTGTAGCCTTTTAGAGGAGGGTCATTAGCCATTATGATATACTTTTTATCTACGATTTTATTCTCCAAAAATTGCTGATCATTAATCTTTAAAATATCAAAAGGCTTTTCTGGTTGCAGGGTTTCATTTGTTTCAATGCGCTTTTCAGGATTAAAAGTAACGGCATCTAAATGTTCTGTTTTCAGACTTCCAACAGAAGATTTTCCATTTAATGGAGTATTTTGATGATTTTGTAATTGATCTATCTTTTGGCTCAAAAGCTGAATTTGCTGAACAATTTGTTCTAATGAAATTTGATTGTGATTGGAAGATACCTGAGGTTCATTTATTAAAATATTAGATTCAATGGTTTCATTAGGAGTTATTTGAATTTCTTTTTTAAGATCATTAAGATTCTCTTCAGGAAGGTTAAGGTCTATATAATCAGCTAAAAGAGATGGTGTTGAAAAAGCTTCGTTGAGTTGTCTAAAAGTAATTGGCAAGTCAAACTCTTTTTTCAATTTCCCTGACAATTGGGTAAGAGATAATGAATCAAGTCCAAGTTCTAAGAAAGTATTTGATGCTGCATCAAATTCATAACTTATTCCAGATGCGTTTTTAATAATTTCTGAAATCTTAATAAGTATTGAATCTTTTCTTGAATTGTTTGTTTTGGTAGCACTATTGGTTTCTATTGAAGCTATATTTGTATTCAAAACTGCCGGTATATCAGCAACTATGGTTTTTTGAACTACTGCTGTTTCAATTGTATTTAAAGGTTCAATCCAACAAGGCTTGCGATCAAAAACATAACTTGGTAATTTGATTTTTTGTCTTTGTTGTCGATCGTAAAAAGCATGCCAGTCAGGGTTTATACCTCTAATCCATAAGTCGCCTAAAGCGTTTAACAAAGTAGAATATTCATTTTCTTGTTCATCCTTAGGAAAAGTTAGACTAGGAAAAGCTGGTATTACTTTACCATTAGCTTGTTGACGCGCTAAAGTAATTAGGGTTTGTCCCGGGCCAACTTCTAATAATATATAATCATCTAAATCAAATGCGGTATCCATTGCATCTGCAAATCTTACCGTATTTTTTAAATGGCTGACCCAATACATCGGACTTGTGGCTTCTGTATCTGTAAGCCAGGTTCCTGTTACTGTTGAAATAATAGGTAAGCGAGGGATGTTTAATTTTATTTTTTCTACTTCATTTTTAAAAGATTCTAAAATTGGATCCATCATAAAAGAGTGAAAGGCATGGCTGGTAAGGAGTATTTTGTTGGGAATATCTTGTGAATCAAGTTTATTATTAAAATTTGCAATATCTTCTTTTGTGCCTGAAACCACACAAAACTGATTTGAATTTATTGCTGCAACCGAAAGAGTATCTGGAAGCAGTTCGTTTAATTTCTCAATAGGTACGCGCACAGCCAGCATAGATCCGCCAGGCAGTTCGCTTATTAATTTCCCTCTCACAGCAACGATGTGCAATGCGTCTTTTAAATTCATGATTCCGGCCAAATGGGCTGCAGCAAATTCACCAATGCTATGACCACAAAGAAAAGTTGGTTTTATTCCCCAACTCATCCATAATTGAGACAATGCATATTCGGTAACGAATAAAGCAGGTTGCGTTAAGCGAGTATCTTTCAAAAGTTCTTCTGCTTCACCTGAGTTAATTTCAGGATAGATTATATGACGAATATCTAAATTTAAATCTTCCATCAATAGTTCAGCGCATTTATCTATCGCATTGCGATATACTTCTTCGTTATCGTAAAATGTTTTACCCATTTGCAAAAACTGTGCTCCTTGTCCAGGGAATAAGAATCCCATTTCGCCAGGTACACTTTTTAGTAGTGCAGATTTAATACTTTTTGTTTTGAGAGAAATTAATTTTTCAGCAGCATCACTTGCAGTATTAGCTATTAAAAAGCTTCTGTGGTTAAAGTCTTCCCGAGTTACGTTCAATGAATAAGCTATATCTGCTAAATCTTTGTTTTTTGATTTGTCAATAAAGTTGCCCAATTCATTTTCATAACTCAACAAACTGTTTTGACTTTTAGCAGACCACATGAGTATTTGAAGTGGTCGTGTAGTTGAAGGTGGTAAAGGTTTCATCTCATATTCTTCGACAATAACATGTACATTGGTGCTTCCTATACCAAATGAGCTTACACCGGCTCTTCTTTTGCCATCTGCTTTCCAGTCAATCAATTTGTTATTGATGTAAAAAGGGCTATTATCTAATTCTATATTTGGATTTGGTTTATTGAAATTAACCATTGGAGGTATTTGCTTGTGACGCATTGCTAATAATGTTTTTATTAGACCTGCGGCGCCTGCGGCTGCAGTGGTATGCCCCATATTACTTTTTATGGATCCCAAAGCACAATAACCATTTTTTTCTTGTTTGCCATAAGCAATTTTAAGTCCTTCTATTTCTATTGGATCACCAATGGGAGTCGCAGTACCATGTGCTTCCATATAAGTAATGGTTGAAGGCGATATTTGAGCGTCATTAAATGCATTTATTATTGCTCCAGCCTGACCTTTAGGGCTAGGCGCCATAAAACTGCCTTTGTCTCCTCCGTCGTTATTTACACCAACGCCTTTAATTACTCCGTAAATAATATCTCCGTCTTTTTCAGCTTCGTCCAATCTTTTAAGTAAAACGACTCCGGCACCATCACTAAAAACGGTGCCTTTTCCAGAAGCGTCAAAAGATCTGGTAGAACCATCTGGGCTTTTAATAAATCCATCATCATAAAGGTGACCGCTATTGATGGGTGAAGTTACGCTTGAACCTCCCGCGAGAGCGATGTCACACATTCCGGTTCTTATTGCTTTTACCGCCTCAGCAACTGCTAATAACGAAGTAGAGCAGGCTGAATGTACACTAACAGAAGGGCCTTTTAAATTTAAATGATACGAAGTTCGGGGTGCAATAAAATCTTTTCCATTTACAGTATAGATCTGAAGTTCGCCTATTGAACTTTTTAGCTCTTTGTTTAAAAATATATTGTTTTCGTAGTAAGTATTAATTTCACTGCCGGAATATACTCCAATACTTCCTTTGTAATGTTTAGGGAGATGTCCTGATTGCTCTAATGCTTCAAATGAAATTTCTAAAAACACTCTTATTTGCGGATCCATAGCGGCCGCAAGTTGTGGGTTTAATCCAAAGAAATTGGCATCAAATGTTTTGGCAGAAGGCAAAATTCCTCGTGCACCTATATAAAGAGGGTCTTTACGAAGACTTTCAGGTAAACTAATATCTAATTCGTCTTTTGTAAAATAAGATATTGTTTCTTTTCCATTTTTTAAGTTCTCCCATAATTCCTCCATTGAGTCAGAACCAGGGAATCTTGCAGCCATACCAATTACGGCAATATCTGCAGAAACGTTTTTGTTTTTAGTCTCTTTAAATGCAAACAAATCTCCCTTATTTTTTTCTTCATTCTTATCCTCTCCTAAAAATGTAGAAAGCTCTCTAATTGTAGGGAAGATATAGACTTTTGAAACAGGTATTTCGATCGATAAACGTTGTCTCAATACCGAAGTAATTTTTTGTGCCAATACTGAACTTCCCCCAATATCAAAAAAATCATCATCTATACCTATGCTTGGTATTTTTAATTCCTCACTCCAGATCTTTGCAATATCTTTTTCTAATTGTGTATTGGGTTTATTGAATAGAGGAGCAGAGTCAGGTCTGGTATATTCAGGAATTGGTAAATTCTTTTTATCAATTTTTCCATTTGGCGTTATTGGAAAATCCTCTACCCAAATATATTTTGATGGTAATAATATTTCGGGTAAAATTTTTGAAAGTGCCTCATGAATTATTTTTTCATCTTGTAGTGGTTCACCAGATTTAAAATAAGCCACAAGTTTATCTTCATTTCCATAATAATTGCTCACTATGACTGCTGACTGTTTTATTCCCGGAAAACTATTTAAGGCGGTTTCAATTTCACCTAATTCAATACGATGACCTCTAATTTTTACTTGATGATCTATACGTCCCAAACATTGAAATTCTCCATTTGGCAATAATTTTCCCAAGTCTCCAGTGCGATAAAGAATAGAATTCGGTTCTGTCGAAAATGAATCTGGAATAAATTTTTCAGCTGTAAGTTCTGGACGTTTCCAATAACCTTGAGCAACACCATCTCCACCAATAACTATTTCTCCAATTGTTCCGGGAGCAACGGCTTGCCCTTGCTCATCTAATAAGTAAATTTGTGTGTTTGCAATAGGTTTTCCAATTGTAATTAATTCATCTTCGGCATGAATTTGTTTTATAGCTGACCATATTGTAGTTTCTGTTGGGCCATACATATTCCAAAGGGAATCACATCTTGCAGTTAGCTGACGTGCCAGATTTAAAGGCATAGCTTCACCGCCACAAAGGGCTTTTAACCTCAGCGGGGTTTCCCAACCAGAATCAAGCAGCAATTGCCAGGTAGTTGGTGTAGCCTGCAGTATAGTAATTTCTTTTTTTTGCAAAAGCTGAAGTAAAAGCTGTCCATCACGAGTAGTCTCGTAATCAGCAAAAACTACCGTAGCACCCTTAATTAATGGTAGAAATAATTCGAGACCTGCAATATCAAAGGAAATTGTCGTAATTGACAGTAATTTGTCCTCAACATCTATACCTGGCTCAATCGCCATACTGACTAAGAAGTTTACTAAATTTTTATGAGTTACAGTAACTCCTTTGGGCTTTCCGGTAGACCCGGAAGTATACATCATATAAGCAACAGCTTCGTGAGAAACAGTAACTGAAACAGGTGAAATAGGATATTTGTCAAGTGTAGACAATGCGTCTTCGACCAATATTGTTTTTGAATAAATTGGCAATGAAGCTACAAGTGATTTTGTGGTTAGCAAAAAACTTGCCTCAGAATCTTCGAGCATAAACTCTAAACGTGCAATTGGAAATTTTGGATCTAATGGTAAATATGATGCACCGCATTGTAAAATGGCAAAAAGAGCAATAATTAATTTAGGACTTCGCTCCATAGAAATAGCAACTATTTGGTCAGAAGATAAACCTTGAGACAGAAAATAATTAGCCATTTGATTTGTCTTTTTTGACAATTCTTCATAAGTAAGTTTTTCATATTCAAATTCAAGAGCTATTGAATTAGGGAAAATTGCAGCTTGCTCTGCAAAAAGGTCATGGAGCGTACTTGTGGGATACGTCATTTTAGTCCAACTTATCTTGTTGTCTAAATTATTTTTGTTAGGTCTTTTCATTTTAATGCTATTAAAATTAAAGTTGAGCAAAATAATATGATGAGTTTAATGTCATGATATTTATAATTTATTACTTAGAATTGAGTGTTTTTTTTATTGTATTGTTTGTTTACCTAATAAATAGATATGAGAATTATATTCTTTTTTATCTAATAATTTTGAAACAAACTAAATAATATATGACTGTAAATCAGTGATTTATAAAAAAAAAGTATTTTTTTTACTAATACCTGTATTCTCTGTATAAAGCTATTATTATCGATGAATGACATATTTTAAATTAGATGTGGCAAATTTCACTAAAGCTGATAAGTTAGTTACGAAATCAATTTTGTTTGCCAATTTTCCTTTTTTGCAATTGCAAGATTTTTATATGTAAATATCCTACCTATTTATCTTTCTGGTTTTTGTTTTAAAAGGCAATAATTCCTTGCTGAGACCAATTTACCCTTTAACAGGACAATGTTTATTCCAACAGAAATAAAATATTTAATTTTTATTTCTGTTAAGTCATTCGTATTTAGCTACTTATATGCTTTATAGAAGGCTAATATTTAATAAAATTGTACAGATTTTAAAGAAAACAGGCATGCTAATAATTAAAAAAAAGTAGTAACAAATATAATTTCATGAATAGATAATCGTTGTTATATAAGTCTGCTTTGGCTCATTAATTTTTTTTAGGAAAGAGGCAGGAACTGCATAAAGTATTTTTTCAATGTAGGTAAATAGTCATTAAAATACTACATTTAATGCCGTTTATCGGAAATAAAATTAGTTATATCGATTTTATTTTGTAAATAAATATTTTTGCATTAAAATAATAAGCCTATAAAACTTTGAAGTATCTAAATTTAAAAATTATTAATCTGCTCATAATTATGCTGTTGTTTTTTCCTTTTAAAGGGAATAGCCAAAATACACAAGATATTATGGAAACCATAATTACATCTGGTAGCAATGCAACAGGAAGTTCTGGTTCAGTAACATATTCAATTGGTCAGGTATTCTATACTTATATTGGATTACAGACAGTTTATAATGTAGAACAGGGTATACAACACCAGGAAAAAGATGAAAATCTGGGTACACCAGAAATTGAAAAACCTACAACAGAAATATTCGTTTTCCCAAATCCAACGGCAGATTTTGTTAATCTAAGTATGAAAGGAGATGAGCTGGAAAGTGCAAATCGATCCTATCGTCTTTATGACTTACAAGGCAGGCTTTTGAAACAAAATATAATTACTCAAACTGAAACCCAGGTTAGCTTAAATAATTTTAGTTCATCCCTTTATATACTTACGGTATATGTGGATAACAAACTTTATAAATCTTTTAAAATATTAAAAAAATAAGATAATGAAAATTGTACTTACGATACTTTTATTTGTGACCTTTACGTTTACGGCATTTGCTCAATCACCAGAAAAAATGAGTTATCAGGCAATTATTCGCTCACAAGATAATAATCTGATCATGAATTCGAGAATTAGCCTTAAAGTTATTATACATCAAGGTACTGTTAACGGAACAAGTGTATATCTGGAAACTCATTCTCCTACTACAAATAACAATGGTTTAGTTTCTCTTGAAATTGGAACTGGAACGGCTTCGATAGGTAATTTTAGTCAGATAGCCTGGGATAAAGGTCCTTATTTTATAGAAACGCAAGTTGATGTAAATGGTGGGGCTAATTACAACATTACGGGAGTTACACAGCTTTTGAGTGTGCCTTATGCTTTACATGCAAAAACAGCTGACAGATTAATAGGAGGCATAACTGTTCCAATCACTAAAGCTACAGTCATTTCGTTTACCTCTTCAAGAAACATTGCTGTTACAGATGTAAATAATACAATAGAATGTACAGCATCGGCCACATTAACATTAACCGTTGATTTTAGTAGTATGCTAGTGGGTGAAACTATTAATTTAGAAGCTCATAACGGTGCTGTGCTGACAATACAAGCCCCTTCGGGTGTATCAATTAACTACAATGCAAATGGTAGTGCAAAATTTACCAGTGTTGCTGGAAACGTAAGGTTTGGTTTTCTTAGAAAAACAGGCGCAAATTCCTATATTATATCTGGACAATGAAACATTTAATATTTTTTTTACTCTTTTCAACTATAGTTTTTTCACAAAACTATCATTATGCTATTGAAGATGCTCCGGTAAAAGCTCCAGAAATACCAGTAGGAGTCAATAATCAATTAGAAGAAATTAAATATTTTGAGGCTTATTTGCTACCAATTGCGCAAAAAGCGAGTCTTCAGGCTGCTTTAGATTTGCATGGTTCTGTACGATTAGAAAAAGGAGATTATTCAGGAGTAGATATTGTTATGAAAAGTAATCAGAGACTATATGGATATCCATCATTAACCAAAGTATCTAATATTACCATAACAGCAGGAAGTACAGGAGTGGTTTTAGAAAACTTACTCCCTCAAGATAAAACGATAACGCTTCAGGCAGGAGGAGTAATTTCTAATT contains:
- a CDS encoding polyketide synthase, producing MKRPNKNNLDNKISWTKMTYPTSTLHDLFAEQAAIFPNSIALEFEYEKLTYEELSKKTNQMANYFLSQGLSSDQIVAISMERSPKLIIALFAILQCGASYLPLDPKFPIARLEFMLEDSEASFLLTTKSLVASLPIYSKTILVEDALSTLDKYPISPVSVTVSHEAVAYMMYTSGSTGKPKGVTVTHKNLVNFLVSMAIEPGIDVEDKLLSITTISFDIAGLELFLPLIKGATVVFADYETTRDGQLLLQLLQKKEITILQATPTTWQLLLDSGWETPLRLKALCGGEAMPLNLARQLTARCDSLWNMYGPTETTIWSAIKQIHAEDELITIGKPIANTQIYLLDEQGQAVAPGTIGEIVIGGDGVAQGYWKRPELTAEKFIPDSFSTEPNSILYRTGDLGKLLPNGEFQCLGRIDHQVKIRGHRIELGEIETALNSFPGIKQSAVIVSNYYGNEDKLVAYFKSGEPLQDEKIIHEALSKILPEILLPSKYIWVEDFPITPNGKIDKKNLPIPEYTRPDSAPLFNKPNTQLEKDIAKIWSEELKIPSIGIDDDFFDIGGSSVLAQKITSVLRQRLSIEIPVSKVYIFPTIRELSTFLGEDKNEEKNKGDLFAFKETKNKNVSADIAVIGMAARFPGSDSMEELWENLKNGKETISYFTKDELDISLPESLRKDPLYIGARGILPSAKTFDANFFGLNPQLAAAMDPQIRVFLEISFEALEQSGHLPKHYKGSIGVYSGSEINTYYENNIFLNKELKSSIGELQIYTVNGKDFIAPRTSYHLNLKGPSVSVHSACSTSLLAVAEAVKAIRTGMCDIALAGGSSVTSPINSGHLYDDGFIKSPDGSTRSFDASGKGTVFSDGAGVVLLKRLDEAEKDGDIIYGVIKGVGVNNDGGDKGSFMAPSPKGQAGAIINAFNDAQISPSTITYMEAHGTATPIGDPIEIEGLKIAYGKQEKNGYCALGSIKSNMGHTTAAAGAAGLIKTLLAMRHKQIPPMVNFNKPNPNIELDNSPFYINNKLIDWKADGKRRAGVSSFGIGSTNVHVIVEEYEMKPLPPSTTRPLQILMWSAKSQNSLLSYENELGNFIDKSKNKDLADIAYSLNVTREDFNHRSFLIANTASDAAEKLISLKTKSIKSALLKSVPGEMGFLFPGQGAQFLQMGKTFYDNEEVYRNAIDKCAELLMEDLNLDIRHIIYPEINSGEAEELLKDTRLTQPALFVTEYALSQLWMSWGIKPTFLCGHSIGEFAAAHLAGIMNLKDALHIVAVRGKLISELPGGSMLAVRVPIEKLNELLPDTLSVAAINSNQFCVVSGTKEDIANFNNKLDSQDIPNKILLTSHAFHSFMMDPILESFKNEVEKIKLNIPRLPIISTVTGTWLTDTEATSPMYWVSHLKNTVRFADAMDTAFDLDDYILLEVGPGQTLITLARQQANGKVIPAFPSLTFPKDEQENEYSTLLNALGDLWIRGINPDWHAFYDRQQRQKIKLPSYVFDRKPCWIEPLNTIETAVVQKTIVADIPAVLNTNIASIETNSATKTNNSRKDSILIKISEIIKNASGISYEFDAASNTFLELGLDSLSLTQLSGKLKKEFDLPITFRQLNEAFSTPSLLADYIDLNLPEENLNDLKKEIQITPNETIESNILINEPQVSSNHNQISLEQIVQQIQLLSQKIDQLQNHQNTPLNGKSSVGSLKTEHLDAVTFNPEKRIETNETLQPEKPFDILKINDQQFLENKIVDKKYIIMANDPPLKGYKLGRDENGNPAWFTEDSNKKGEFKKMKLLECGNHD
- a CDS encoding T9SS type A sorting domain-containing protein, coding for METIITSGSNATGSSGSVTYSIGQVFYTYIGLQTVYNVEQGIQHQEKDENLGTPEIEKPTTEIFVFPNPTADFVNLSMKGDELESANRSYRLYDLQGRLLKQNIITQTETQVSLNNFSSSLYILTVYVDNKLYKSFKILKK